Proteins found in one Rhodohalobacter barkolensis genomic segment:
- the rpsQ gene encoding 30S ribosomal protein S17, with protein MAEAQRSQRRTRTGRVVSDRMEKSITVAVDRQIKHPIYGKFITKTTKYMAHDENNDAKIGDTVLIMSTRPLSKRKTWRLVDIVERAK; from the coding sequence ATGGCTGAAGCACAAAGATCTCAAAGAAGAACCAGAACCGGTCGGGTAGTAAGTGACCGAATGGAAAAGAGCATTACAGTTGCTGTAGACAGACAGATTAAACATCCGATCTACGGTAAGTTTATTACAAAAACAACCAAGTATATGGCGCATGATGAAAACAATGATGCCAAAATTGGTGATACTGTATTGATAATGTCAACTCGGCCTCTATCAAAACGCAAAACATGGCGTTTGGTAGATATCGTAGAAAGAGCAAAATAA
- the rplN gene encoding 50S ribosomal protein L14, with product MIQTQSVLTVADNSGAKKVMCIKVLGDSRRRYARIGDLISCSVKTAIPGGNVKKGEVVQAVVVRTKKEIRRRDGSYIRFDENAAVIINKEKEPVGTRIFGPVARELRERNFMRIVSLAPEVL from the coding sequence ATGATTCAAACGCAAAGTGTATTAACAGTTGCCGATAATAGCGGCGCAAAAAAGGTGATGTGTATTAAGGTTCTTGGAGATTCAAGAAGACGTTATGCACGTATTGGAGATTTAATCTCATGCTCTGTAAAAACAGCGATACCCGGAGGAAATGTTAAGAAGGGAGAAGTTGTACAAGCTGTAGTTGTGAGAACTAAAAAGGAAATTCGTCGCCGTGATGGAAGTTATATTCGTTTTGATGAAAACGCGGCAGTAATTATTAACAAAGAAAAGGAACCGGTTGGAACTCGGATTTTTGGACCTGTAGCCAGAGAGCTTCGGGAAAGAAATTTCATGAGAATTGTTTCACTGGCTCCGGAAGTACTTTAA
- the rpmC gene encoding 50S ribosomal protein L29, with protein MKAHELRDLTMTELEARLKDEIEALENFRFNKAIAGQIENPAKIKNTKREIARLNTIINEKLGAE; from the coding sequence ATGAAAGCACACGAATTACGAGACTTAACGATGACGGAATTGGAGGCCAGGCTGAAAGATGAAATTGAAGCTTTGGAAAACTTTCGATTTAACAAAGCAATTGCTGGCCAAATTGAAAATCCGGCCAAAATAAAAAATACCAAGCGGGAAATTGCCCGTTTGAATACGATTATTAATGAAAAATTAGGTGCTGAATAA
- the rplX gene encoding 50S ribosomal protein L24, with product MPRKYNTQKKLHVKKGDNVLVIAGNDKGKRGRVLFVYPKTDRVLVEGINMRTHHEKPSQDNPQGGRLKREASVHISNVMVIDPTTDEPTRIGRKRIEEEGGGRWVRYAKTSGEIIDK from the coding sequence ATGCCACGTAAGTATAACACGCAAAAGAAATTACATGTTAAAAAAGGCGATAACGTTTTAGTTATTGCCGGAAATGACAAAGGGAAACGAGGTCGTGTTCTGTTTGTATATCCAAAAACTGATCGTGTATTGGTAGAAGGGATTAATATGAGAACACATCACGAAAAACCATCTCAGGATAATCCACAAGGTGGACGCCTTAAAAGAGAAGCATCTGTCCATATATCCAATGTGATGGTGATTGACCCAACTACTGACGAGCCAACTCGGATTGGACGCAAAAGAATTGAAGAAGAAGGTGGTGGTCGTTGGGTGCGATATGCAAAAACCAGTGGCGAAATCATTGATAAATAA